In Deferrivibrio essentukiensis, the genomic stretch TTCGTTAAATATTATAAAAAATTCCATTTTATCCTCTTTTTGAATAGGGATGAGCTACATCATATATTTTTAATATCTCAGATAGGTTTAAATGTGTGTATTTCTGTGTAGTGGAAAGGGATGAATGCCCCAAAAGGTGCTGAATAGTTCGAAGGTCAGCCCCATTTTCCAAAAGGTGGGTGGCAAATGTGTGCCTAAAATCATGAGGGCTATAGTCACAGGGAAGGCCTGCCATTTTAAGATATTTTTCAACAATACGTCGTACGCTTCTGTCAGTAAGCCTGGTGCCTAATTTATTAATAAATAAAGCTTCTGGGTTTTTTACCCCTTTTTTTGCCATCAAAATCCTCTTTTGCAAGTAATCCTGAATCATTTCAATATGGAAATAATCTAAAGGGAGGACTCTCTCCTTTTTCCCCTTCCCTTTAACCCGAATTCTAAGTCCATTAAAATCCACATCGTTGATATCTGTAAGTACGAGCTCCGAAACTCGCATTCCGGTGCCATAGAGCATTTCAAGAATAAGCGCATCACGCAAGCCGTCTGGGGTACTTCTGTCAGGTGTCTCAAGAAGATTTAATATATCATCTATATTGAATACCTTAAATAGCTTTTGCTCTTTTTTAGGAAATCTTAAAAGTCTTGAAGGGTTATCTTGAATAAATCCCCTTTTTACAAGAAAGTTGAAAAAAGACTTTAAGCAGGCAATCTTTCTTTCTATGGTAGATTTGCTTAACCCTTTTTCGTAAAGACTGTTTATAAACCCACGAAGGGTAAAATATGAAATTTCTGTTATTTCTTTGTTATCTTTAAGAAAAAGCATCAAATCATTAATATCGTTCAGATATGATTTAAGTGTATGCTGACTGTAACCTTTTTCAACTTGCAAAAAGACTGTAAATTTTGATATAGCCTCTTCCGCTTTCATAAGCCTATAGATTTAACATAATTGTCTAAATCTTCAAGAGCTCTGTTGCTCATTAAGGTTTTTTTAAGTTTTTTATCTTTTATCTTTTTGTCAAGTGGTGGGAGCATTCCAAAATGAAAGTTACTTGGCGAAAAGCCCCCTTTTGGCTCAGTGCTGACATATTCACCTAATGCTCTTAGCGCTGAAGTTATTGGAAAGTCTAACTCTTTTTGACGGGTAAGATATAAAAATAGGTCTAAGGCAGCAGTAAGTCCACTGGCAATAGATTCTACATAGCCTTCAACTCCACTCAACTGGCCGGCTATATACAAATATTTAGATTCTTTGAATTTAAAATTGCGGTTAAGTTTTCCGGGGCTTTTGACATAAGTATTTCTGTGTATTGAGCCAAATCTTAAAAATTCCGCACTCTCAAGGCCTGGAATTAATCTAAAAACCCTCTTTTGCTCACCGATTTTCATTTTTGTTTGAAATCCTACTATATTGTAGGCTGTCCCTTCATTATTTTCTTTTCTTAGCTGGACAACAGCATAATATTCTTCATTTGTTTCAGGATGTCTTAATCCCACAGGGCGCATAGGTCCAAAGGTCAAGGTTTTCTCACCCCTTGATGCCATCTCTTCAATAGGCATACATCTTTCAAAAACAGCTCCTTTTTCAAAGTCTTTAAATTCAACCTTATCAGCGTTTATTAGTTCATTATAAAAAATCTGAAACTCTTCTTTGGTCATAGGGCAATTAAGATAATCAGCCTCCCCTTTATCGTAGCGGCTTTTAAAGAAACATTTGTCATAATTAATACTCCCAGCATCTATAATAGGTGAGATTGCGTCATAAAAAAATAGCCCATTTCCAAATAATTTGGCCAAGAAATTTGCCATTTTTGAAGAGGTCAAAGGCCCTGTGGCAATAATTGTAGGTAGATTAAAATCAATTTCACAGAGTTCTTCCCTTATCAGCTCTATATTTTTATTATTCATGATTGCCTCAGTAACAGACCTGGCAAAGAGATTTCTGTCAACGGATAATGCCCCCCCGGATGGAACTCTGGTGTTAAGAGCAATATTTATAAGTGGACTGTTAAGCTTTAAAAGTTCCGCCTTCAAAAGTCCGTTAGCGGTGTCGAGGGATTCAGATTTTAAAGAATTAGAGCATACCAATTCGCCTAAGAGGTCTGTTTCATGTGCTTCTGTATTTTTTAGAGGCCTCATTTCGTAAAGTCTTACTCTTAATGATTTAGACGCGAGAAAGAGTGCAGCCTCGCTCCCGGCGAGACCTCCTCCCACTATAACAACATCAGGATTTTGGAATGATTTCATTGTCATCAGTTTTAATGGCAGACTTTGTATTTTTACAGTCGGGATATTTGTTGCACGCAAAAAACATTCCACGCCTGCTTTTTTTCAAAACCATCTCTGAACCACACTTTTCACAGTTAAACTTAGCAACTTTTATGATTTGAACTTTCAACTTACCGTCATTGTCCACCGAGATGCTTGAGGTAAATTTACATTCAGGGTAATTTGAGCAACCCGCAAACATGCCGTTTCTTCCAGACTTCACCACAAGATTATTCCCGCATTCTGGACACTTGTCCTCTAATTTATCGTCTTTGTTCAAAAGGATAAATCCACCATCAGGTTTTCTTATAAAGCTTTTGATATTTTTGCATTCGGGATATCCAGAGCAAGCCAAAATTTCTCCAAATCTACTCTTTTTAAACACGAGTGGCTTACCACATTTTTCACATTTAAGTCCTGAATCTTCATGCGGTGCGGCCTCTACAAGCTCAATTTTACCGTTTTCAAGCCTTTTGTAATTTGAAGTAAAGTCGCAGTCAGGATATTTCTGGCAGGCGACAAATGGTCCGTTTTTTCCATATTTTATGACAAGCTCAGATGCACATTTAGGACACTTAATATCCTTTAAAATTAGGTTCATTTTCAAATGCTTTGTAGCATCTTCAAGCTCAGGAGCAAACTTATTGTAAAACTCTTTTAGAGCATCTTTCCAATCAAGCTTCCCTTCCTCTATTTCGTCAAGCTCATTTTCCATTTTAGCGGTAAAGTTGACTTCAAAAATATCATTGAAGTTGCTGACCAAAAGGTTATTTACTATTCTACCAAGCTCTGTGGGGTATAATTTTTTTTGCTCATTTATTACATAATCTCGTTCAAGTAGAGTGGATATGATAGAAGCATAAGTACTTGGTCTGCCAATACCCTTTTGTTCAAGAGTTTTAACGAGAGACGCTTCCGAATATCTGGGGGGCGGACTGGTAAATTGTTGTTTGGTTTCGTATTTATTTGTGGTAAGTTTGTCATCTTCGTTGATATCGTAGAAAAGGTTTTCCTCTTCGTTGCCGTTTTCTTCAGCAGACTCTGTGTATACCTTTGTGTAACCGGCAAATTTCAAAATTTTCCCTGATGCCTTAAACTCATAATCACCTACTTTTATAAATATACTTGTTGAGTAAAATTCGGCATCAGCCATCTGGCTGGCTATAAATCTTTGCCAGATAAGGTTATACAGCTTGTATTGGTCGGCATTTAGATACTTCTTTAATTCTTCTGGATTTCTTAAAGGGTCAGTTGGCCTTATGGCTTCATGGGCATCCTGGATTTTTGTTTTAGATTGGGAAGCTTTTTTAGGCTTTCCGACAAATTCTTTGCCAAAGTTTTGTTCGATATATTTATGGGCTGCATCTACCGACTCTTGTGATACCCTTGTAGAGTCAGTACGCATATAAGTAATAAGCCCTACCGGCCCTTCTTTTGGGATATCGATACCTTCATAAAGCTGCTGAGCAACCATCATTGTCTTTTTCGCTGAAAATCCAAGCTTCCTAATTGCCTCTTGCTGCAGTTTAGAAGTTATAAATGGAAGAGGTGCAGCAGATTTTACAACCTTTTTATCAATTTTGTCTATCTGTGGCTCTGATTTGTTTAAATCGGTAAGAACGTTGTCACATTCAGTTTTATTTTTTATTTCAAAAGATTTACCGTTTTTTTTCTCAAGTCTTGCCTTTATTTCCGTTTTATTAGAATTGAAAAAACCTGTAACAATCCAATATTCTTTTGGTACAAACTTTTCAATTTCTTCTTCCCTTTCACATATAAGTCTCAGAGCAACGGACTGAACCCTTCCTGCAGAAAGTCCGTATTTGAGGGGTTTCCATAGAAGGGGGCTAACCATATAGCCCACCAATCTGTCAAGGATTCTCCTTGATTGCTGAGCATTTACTCTGTTTATGTTTATTTGGCTTGGATTTGCTATGCCTTCTGTTATACCTTTTTTTGTAATTTCGTTAAATTGTATACGATATATCTCTTTAGCTTTTTTCTTTATCTCTTCACTAATATGCCATGCAATGGCCTCCCCTTCTCTGTCTGGGTCGGGAGCAAGATAAACTTTTTCGGCATTCTCTGCCTCTTTTTTCAACTGATCGATGACCTTCTTTTTCCCTTTTATAACTTTATATTGAGGAGTAAAGTTTTTTTCTATATCTACACCTAACTCTTTGTCAGGCAAATCTTTTACATGCCCGACGCTGGCAAGGACTTTATAGTTTTTGCCAAGATATTTTTCTATGGTGCGAGCCTTTGCAGGCGATTCAACAATTACTAAGTTGTATTTAGACATTGAAAAACCTCAGATAGTTAATTGGTAAGATCCTTTTCCTCTTTTAGCTCTTGTCTTAACAAGGATTTTTTTTCAAGAAGTGTGTATAAAATTATCTGTTTTATATTTTCTGCATCTATTTTTGATGCATCTGCATCCATTGCCTTCTCTATAACCTCTTCCATAGAAATGAAATCTAAAAAACCTGTAAGCATAAGCTTTTGAAGGTAAAGCATTGCATCTTGGGTAAGTTTGTTTCTTTCGGAAACACAAAAATGCCTTATAATGGGCATCCCTTCAAATGAATTAAAATCTAACATAGATAATGTTTGTCTTATCTCGTAGTCGTCAAACCCTGTATTATAGAGGAAATCGGCGATATCCTGCTCATTTACAAATGTATTTGAATCGATAAAATCCATTATCAAATTTAAAGCTATAACTATTTTGTCCATCTTATCTCCAATTATATTATAAGAGAATTAGTATATATAATATTTCCCGTCAAGCCCTCTTTTAATTAGATTGTTCAACTCAAGCTCCGTTAAACAAGTCATCAACTCCATAAAATCCATGTTTACTTTCAATATCAGTTCATTAGAGGATAAAGGCTGCTGTGATATCAAATCGTATACGGGCTTGCTTTTATCAGTCAGCTCTATAATATTGCCTTGCTCTTTTTTGTCAATTACTTTTAGATTTATTAGCAGTTGCGGAGTATTTTCTATTATATCCAGATAATTTTCCACAAGTATAGCCCCATTTTTAATAAGAAAATTAGTGGCCACGTTTATGGAATCAGGAAATGTAGGTATTGCATAAAGCTCACGGTTTTGTTCCAGGGCAAGCTTGGCAGTGATGAGTGAGCCGCTTTTCTTAGATGCTTCAACCACAAGTGTCCCCAGAGATAGACCGCTTATAATTCTGTTTCTTTGGGGGAAGTTGTACCAATTTGGTGGCTCATTTAGCCAATATTCAGAAATTATCATACCATTTTCGAGTATTTTTTTCAGATATCTTTTATTTGCGGCAGGATAAACTGTCAATAGTCCGCAGCCAAATACGGCGGTCGTACTCCCTTTTTCTGCTGCTCCGATATGTGCATTTATATCAACTCCAGCTGCAAACCCACTTACTATATTTATCCCTGCTTCAGCTAAGTCGCTTGCTATTTTTGCAGCAATCTTCTTTGCTCTTTCCGATGATTTTCTGGCACCTACAATGGCTATTTTTGGTTTTTTAAGACACTCGAGGTTACCGTATGCGAAAAGTACCGGTGGCGGGTCATAAATATTTCTTAATTCTAACGGATAATTTTCGTCTTCCAGAACGAGCACTGTGATATTATGTTTTTTAATAAGTTTAACCTGCTCATCTACAAAATCATCTTTTAATTGATTAATATTTATAATTTCTTTTGCAATGGTTTCTTTTATGCCAATGTTTATAAGTTCTTCAATTTTAAGTTTAAATATATTTTCGATACTACCAAAGTTGTCTACAATTAAAGAGATGTTTCTTGGTGTTACCCCTTTTATGCTCTTAAGTTTTAAATAAACGTTTATAAGTTGAGAATCTATGTTACACCTCAAAGCTAATGAGTAAGAATCTTAATCCACATATATATGGCATCAAATAAAGGCTCAGCGGATACTTTAAACTCTTTATTATGAATTGGGATAATTTTGTCATTTGTCCTTGTCCCAAATTTGATAAATAGTGATGGGGCAAGTTTGCCGTAAAAGCAGAAATCTTCTCCACCCATAGACAAATGGGGAGATGTTATAAATTTAAATTTATCCCTTTGTAAAATTGATTTAATCTTATGGGAGAGCGAATCATCGTTACAAACAGGATAAGTGCCTTTATCAATCTCAATGTTGCTGACGGTGCCAAAAGATTTATCGATGCTACTTAAAATATTTTTAAGTTTTGTTTCAATAAGCATACTGTTTTCATCATCAAGAAATCTGAAAGTCCCTTTGATAGTAACAGATTCAGGAATAATATTATGAGCACTTCCACCATTAATGGAGCCGAAAGTTAAAACAGCACTTTTCAAAGGGTCTACCATTCTGGATACAATAGCTTGGGCAGTTTGGATAAAGTTTGCTGATGCTACTATCGGGTCTGTTCCTAAGTGCGGATAAGCAGCATGTGTGCTTTTACCTGACATGGTGATGCTAAAATGCCTTGCCCCCGCCATGACAGGCCCTTTCTCTGCATATATTTCACCGATAAAGAGCTCAGGGTCTACATGGAGTCCATAAATTTCTGTAACATTTTCCATCCCGCCATTTTTTATAATAAATTCTGCACCACTTACCCTCTCTTCTGCCGGCTGAAATATAAATCTAAGGTTTGAATTAAGTTTTAATTTTTCTTTTACAATAATTTTTATAGTTTCAAGAAGGGCGGTTGAATGAAAATGGTGACCGCAGAGGTGTCGGTAAACAGTTTTTTCATCATTGTAAGGTAGTGCATCGATATCTGCTCTGATGGCTAAAGTGGTATCTTTGTTAAAATTAAGTGTTCCAAAGCAGCCTGTATTAAGATTTGTAATACTTTTGATGCCTGCTTTGCTCAGTTCATCGATGATAAACTGTGTGGTTTTATACTCTTGAAAAGATGGCTCGGCAAGTCCTTCAAGAGTCGTAAAAGATTTCATTATTTCCGATTTGTATTTTTCTATAATTTTATAACTATTTGTCATACTTGTATAATATCAAAATAATTTCCAGTAAGTGACACTCCTCCATTTTTAGTAACTACAAAAGTATTTTCAGTGCCAACCATACCAACATTTTCAATCCCTTTTTTAGGCTCTATGGCCATAACAATATTTTCCACAAGGGGCTCCTTAAAACCTTTGGCAATAACCGGATATTCATCAACAACAAGCCCAATTCCGTGCCCTAAAAATTTTACTTTATTTGGCCCAAATCCCATAAAATTTACGTCAAAATCTTTATCTATTTTATTCATGACTTCAAAGTAGATTTCCTCAGGTATATTTCCAGGTTTAAGCCTTTCTGCAACCATATTTTGGATTTCCACACATTTTTGGTGGTAGTCATAGGCTTTTTGGGGGATTTTTCCAAATGCGTAAATTGCCGTTTTGTCTGTGTGGTATCCTTCAAAGTCGCATGCTATATCTAACAAGACTACCGAGTCTTTTTTCAATTTTTTTTCAAAGCTTCCAAAAAGTGGCACAGCTGCTCCTAAGCCTTTTATACCGGCAGGGCCGTCAAAAGAATTATAATAGTTACCGCTATCATCAAAACAGATGTTGCCAAGATACAACTCAGCGTTGAAGGAGCCCATTCTTGTAAGTCCAAAGCTACCAAGTGCGATAGATGCTTGGAGAATTTTGCTGCCAAGCTCGGCTTCGGATATCCCTTCTTTGAGCAAAGTAGGGACTATTTCATCTTGAGTTTTTCTGTGAATTTCTCCCGCTCTTTTCATTAATGATAATTCAAAATCGGTTTTAACAGCTCTGCTTTTTGCAACAGCCATATCCAAGGATTTAAAATTTTTTATACCAAAATATTTGTTGAATCTCTCGATAAATGCTACAGGCACTACCTCTTTTTCAATGTGTACGGTTTCAAAGTTATTTCCAATATCTTCAGCGATATCTCTAAAACTATTTATCTTAACTATCTTACCTATTTTTGACTCAATGAGAGCTCTTTCATAGCTTTTTCTTACATATAATACCGGGCTTGCATCTCTCGGAATAAAAAATGCTCCATTTTGCATTGTTCCAGTGAAGTAATACATATTTATTTTGCCAAAGATAAAGCAAGCTTCCCAATTTTCATCAAGCTCAGCCATATATTTTTTGAATTGATTTAGTCTAAGTTGTAAGTCATTTTCAGGTACCACAATCATATTAACTCCTCTGCCTTTAACTGTTTTGTTTTTATAAAATTTTTTAATTTCCCTAAAACCCTTTTTTCAATCTGTCTCACCCTTTCACGTGTGATTCCAAGGTCTTCCCCTATTGCTTCCAAGGTCTCCTGTTCACCACTAAAAAGACCGTATCTTCTTGCAATAATCTCTTTTTCTGTATCAGTTAAAAACTCCATCCATTTGAGAATTAATTCTCTCAAACTTTGAGATTCGGCAATTTTATATGGGTCAATGCTTAAATTTTCATCAGGAATTATTTCATGCAATGTAGCATTTTCCCCCTCACCTATTACCTTATCAAGTGAGGTATCCTGTTGAATTGCATCAAAAACCTTTTTCAGTGTAGATAATGGCATTTTACAGGCAGTTGATAATTCAAGCATAGTAGGTTCTCTCCCTTTTTTTTGCTGGAATTCTGCTTGAACACGCATTACCCTGTTTATATTTTCGGTCATATGTACCGGGATTCTAACAGTTCTGCATTGGTTGGTTATAGCCCTTTCAATAGCCTGCCTTATCCACCATGTGGCATAAGTGCTAAACTTAAAACCCTTTTTATAGTCAAACTTTTCAACTGCTTTTAAAAGCCCGATATTCCCTTCATTGACTAAATCTTCAAGGGGTAGTCCTCTGTTCATATATTTTTTTGCTATTGAGATTACAAGTCTTAAGTTTGCTTCTACCATCTTTTCCTTGGCGATGAGGCAACCATTTTGTATCTCTTTAGAAAGCTTAATCTCTTCATCTTTAGTCAGCAACGGTATGTTTGCGATTTCATTTAGATAAATTTTAAATATTTCAAGATCATCAGCGGCACTACATTCGATATTTTCAGATTCTAATATTTCAAATGAATCACTGTCAGAATCCTCTTGAGGCTCGTCAGGAATTAAGTCGTCTTTGAATTCCTCATTCATTCTATCCCCCAAATAATTAGAGCAAAAAAAAGACTAAAAGGCAATATTAAAATTGAATATATCGATATTTTTGTGAAAAAAAGTTAAACACTATATTGTGTCAAACATTTTTGCACCTAATGTTCGTTCAACATTCACTGTTCACTTTTCACTACTCACAGGCTACACAACAAAATCGACGAATTTGCACTCTTTACTTGTATTTTTAAGTATTAGAGCATCATCCTCTTTTTCGGCGATGACAATTTGATTATTTAGCGGGAGAACAATTCTACCACCATTTTTTAATTGGGATACCAGTGCTTCGGGAATTTCGGTGTGCCCTGCAGTAATCAGTATTTTATCAAATGGTGCATTTTCTTCCCATCCTGCTTTCCCGTTGTCGATTTTAAAGCGAATATTACCAAAATGCATACTTCTTAAAATTCTGGAAGCCCTTTCATACAGCTGAGGAATTCTTTCAACAGTATATACAGTTTTGCAAAGTCTTGAGAGTATAGCTGTTTGAAAACCTGAGCCGGTGCCTATTTCAAGTATCTCATCCACTTTGCAAGGCTCGAGTAGATAAGTCATGTAAGCGACGGTGGAAGGTTTTGAAATCGTTTGTCCATAACCGATTGGCAGTGCGTTATCCTGATAAGCTATATTTACAAGTGCTTCATCTACAAATTTATGTCGAGGGACATTTGAAAAAGCTTCAATAATTTCTGTATTGTTACAACAGTTGACAGCAATAATTTCTTTTAAAAACTTGTCAGGGACTTTTTGGTATATCATAACGTGATTTGAGTCCCTATTCCAGTATCCGTAAAAATTTCAAGTAAAACGGAGTGCTTTATCCTCCCATCGATAATGTGAGCTTTATTTACACCGTTTTCAAGTGCACTTAGAGCACAATCTACTTTTGGAATCATACCCCCTTGAATGGTTCCATCTTTCTTCATGATGCGTATCTTTTCTTTATCAAGGGAGGAGAGTAAGTGTTTATCTTTATCCAAAATTCCGCGCACATCGGTTAAGAGAATTAGTTTTTCGGCTTTTAATGCAGATGCAACTGCACCGGCCACAAGGTCTGCGTTGATATTGTAAGGTTCGAAGTCATCCCCAATCCCAACAGGAGCTATTATAGGGATAAATTCATCTTTGATGGTATCTATAACTTTGGTATTGACACTTTCTACTTCACCTACATGTCCAAGGTCAATTATTTCAGGAGTTTTTACAAGTTCATTCTCTTCATTTATAACCAACTTTTTTGCCTTAATCAGCTCGCCGTCTTTTCCGGAAAGCCCTATCCCTTTGCCGCCATTTTTGTTGATTAAATTTACAATGTCTTTATTTACTTTTCCGGCTAATACCATTTCAACTATATTCATTGTTTCTTTGTCAGTTACACGCATCCCTGACACAAATGTGCTCTGTATATTTAATTTTTTTAGCATTTCCCCTATCTGGGGGCCTCCGCCATGAACAATTACGGGGCTAATACCTATGTATTTTAACAATACTATATCTTTAGCGAAACTACTTTTAAGCTCTTCATCCACCATTGCGTGGCCGCCATATTTGATGACGATGGTTTTCCCATAAAATTTTTTTATATATGGGAGGGACTCAACCAAAACAGAAGCTTTTTCAATTAATTTTTCCATATTTTCTCCTGAAAATAGCATACTTAAACTCTTTTAGTTATTTTTGTATAAAACTTCAATAAGATATTTTTTATTTGCATAAGTGAAACATAACTGGACTGTTCAATATGTGTTGATTTGATGTTGTTATTGTTGTAAAAATGGGTATGGATAAACTAGTTAAAGATATAATTCTAACCCTAAATTTAAGCATTGTCAGTGAAGTTGATGAGAATGAAATTATTGAGTGTTATAATTTTTACTTTGATAATTTTGGTTATCATTTTGTTAAATATAAAGAAAATAGTATCTTACTATTAAAAGGGATTTATAAGGATTTTGTAAGAGTCATAAAAGGGGAAAAGTTTTTAAAAGACAGTGAGTTTACAAAACTTTCAGAGCTTTTGTCTGACATTGAGAAAAATATAGGCCAAACATTTAGCGCAAAAGTCGTTAAAGGTACAAAAGACCTGGTTGATATTACCTTAGTAGATAGTTATGAAAAATTGTTATTGAAAGACAAAATATTAATAAATA encodes the following:
- the xerA gene encoding site-specific tyrosine recombinase/integron integrase, with the protein product MKAEEAISKFTVFLQVEKGYSQHTLKSYLNDINDLMLFLKDNKEITEISYFTLRGFINSLYEKGLSKSTIERKIACLKSFFNFLVKRGFIQDNPSRLLRFPKKEQKLFKVFNIDDILNLLETPDRSTPDGLRDALILEMLYGTGMRVSELVLTDINDVDFNGLRIRVKGKGKKERVLPLDYFHIEMIQDYLQKRILMAKKGVKNPEALFINKLGTRLTDRSVRRIVEKYLKMAGLPCDYSPHDFRHTFATHLLENGADLRTIQHLLGHSSLSTTQKYTHLNLSEILKIYDVAHPYSKRG
- the trmFO gene encoding methylenetetrahydrofolate--tRNA-(uracil(54)-C(5))-methyltransferase (FADH(2)-oxidizing) TrmFO; amino-acid sequence: MTMKSFQNPDVVIVGGGLAGSEAALFLASKSLRVRLYEMRPLKNTEAHETDLLGELVCSNSLKSESLDTANGLLKAELLKLNSPLINIALNTRVPSGGALSVDRNLFARSVTEAIMNNKNIELIREELCEIDFNLPTIIATGPLTSSKMANFLAKLFGNGLFFYDAISPIIDAGSINYDKCFFKSRYDKGEADYLNCPMTKEEFQIFYNELINADKVEFKDFEKGAVFERCMPIEEMASRGEKTLTFGPMRPVGLRHPETNEEYYAVVQLRKENNEGTAYNIVGFQTKMKIGEQKRVFRLIPGLESAEFLRFGSIHRNTYVKSPGKLNRNFKFKESKYLYIAGQLSGVEGYVESIASGLTAALDLFLYLTRQKELDFPITSALRALGEYVSTEPKGGFSPSNFHFGMLPPLDKKIKDKKLKKTLMSNRALEDLDNYVKSIGL
- the topA gene encoding type I DNA topoisomerase; amino-acid sequence: MSKYNLVIVESPAKARTIEKYLGKNYKVLASVGHVKDLPDKELGVDIEKNFTPQYKVIKGKKKVIDQLKKEAENAEKVYLAPDPDREGEAIAWHISEEIKKKAKEIYRIQFNEITKKGITEGIANPSQININRVNAQQSRRILDRLVGYMVSPLLWKPLKYGLSAGRVQSVALRLICEREEEIEKFVPKEYWIVTGFFNSNKTEIKARLEKKNGKSFEIKNKTECDNVLTDLNKSEPQIDKIDKKVVKSAAPLPFITSKLQQEAIRKLGFSAKKTMMVAQQLYEGIDIPKEGPVGLITYMRTDSTRVSQESVDAAHKYIEQNFGKEFVGKPKKASQSKTKIQDAHEAIRPTDPLRNPEELKKYLNADQYKLYNLIWQRFIASQMADAEFYSTSIFIKVGDYEFKASGKILKFAGYTKVYTESAEENGNEEENLFYDINEDDKLTTNKYETKQQFTSPPPRYSEASLVKTLEQKGIGRPSTYASIISTLLERDYVINEQKKLYPTELGRIVNNLLVSNFNDIFEVNFTAKMENELDEIEEGKLDWKDALKEFYNKFAPELEDATKHLKMNLILKDIKCPKCASELVIKYGKNGPFVACQKYPDCDFTSNYKRLENGKIELVEAAPHEDSGLKCEKCGKPLVFKKSRFGEILACSGYPECKNIKSFIRKPDGGFILLNKDDKLEDKCPECGNNLVVKSGRNGMFAGCSNYPECKFTSSISVDNDGKLKVQIIKVAKFNCEKCGSEMVLKKSRRGMFFACNKYPDCKNTKSAIKTDDNEIIPKS
- a CDS encoding DUF494 family protein, yielding MDKIVIALNLIMDFIDSNTFVNEQDIADFLYNTGFDDYEIRQTLSMLDFNSFEGMPIIRHFCVSERNKLTQDAMLYLQKLMLTGFLDFISMEEVIEKAMDADASKIDAENIKQIILYTLLEKKSLLRQELKEEKDLTN
- the dprA gene encoding DNA-processing protein DprA: MRCNIDSQLINVYLKLKSIKGVTPRNISLIVDNFGSIENIFKLKIEELINIGIKETIAKEIININQLKDDFVDEQVKLIKKHNITVLVLEDENYPLELRNIYDPPPVLFAYGNLECLKKPKIAIVGARKSSERAKKIAAKIASDLAEAGINIVSGFAAGVDINAHIGAAEKGSTTAVFGCGLLTVYPAANKRYLKKILENGMIISEYWLNEPPNWYNFPQRNRIISGLSLGTLVVEASKKSGSLITAKLALEQNRELYAIPTFPDSINVATNFLIKNGAILVENYLDIIENTPQLLINLKVIDKKEQGNIIELTDKSKPVYDLISQQPLSSNELILKVNMDFMELMTCLTELELNNLIKRGLDGKYYIY
- a CDS encoding M20 metallopeptidase family protein, coding for MTNSYKIIEKYKSEIMKSFTTLEGLAEPSFQEYKTTQFIIDELSKAGIKSITNLNTGCFGTLNFNKDTTLAIRADIDALPYNDEKTVYRHLCGHHFHSTALLETIKIIVKEKLKLNSNLRFIFQPAEERVSGAEFIIKNGGMENVTEIYGLHVDPELFIGEIYAEKGPVMAGARHFSITMSGKSTHAAYPHLGTDPIVASANFIQTAQAIVSRMVDPLKSAVLTFGSINGGSAHNIIPESVTIKGTFRFLDDENSMLIETKLKNILSSIDKSFGTVSNIEIDKGTYPVCNDDSLSHKIKSILQRDKFKFITSPHLSMGGEDFCFYGKLAPSLFIKFGTRTNDKIIPIHNKEFKVSAEPLFDAIYMWIKILTH
- a CDS encoding M24 family metallopeptidase, which codes for MIVVPENDLQLRLNQFKKYMAELDENWEACFIFGKINMYYFTGTMQNGAFFIPRDASPVLYVRKSYERALIESKIGKIVKINSFRDIAEDIGNNFETVHIEKEVVPVAFIERFNKYFGIKNFKSLDMAVAKSRAVKTDFELSLMKRAGEIHRKTQDEIVPTLLKEGISEAELGSKILQASIALGSFGLTRMGSFNAELYLGNICFDDSGNYYNSFDGPAGIKGLGAAVPLFGSFEKKLKKDSVVLLDIACDFEGYHTDKTAIYAFGKIPQKAYDYHQKCVEIQNMVAERLKPGNIPEEIYFEVMNKIDKDFDVNFMGFGPNKVKFLGHGIGLVVDEYPVIAKGFKEPLVENIVMAIEPKKGIENVGMVGTENTFVVTKNGGVSLTGNYFDIIQV
- a CDS encoding sigma-70 family RNA polymerase sigma factor, giving the protein MNEEFKDDLIPDEPQEDSDSDSFEILESENIECSAADDLEIFKIYLNEIANIPLLTKDEEIKLSKEIQNGCLIAKEKMVEANLRLVISIAKKYMNRGLPLEDLVNEGNIGLLKAVEKFDYKKGFKFSTYATWWIRQAIERAITNQCRTVRIPVHMTENINRVMRVQAEFQQKKGREPTMLELSTACKMPLSTLKKVFDAIQQDTSLDKVIGEGENATLHEIIPDENLSIDPYKIAESQSLRELILKWMEFLTDTEKEIIARRYGLFSGEQETLEAIGEDLGITRERVRQIEKRVLGKLKNFIKTKQLKAEELI
- a CDS encoding protein-L-isoaspartate(D-aspartate) O-methyltransferase, producing the protein MIYQKVPDKFLKEIIAVNCCNNTEIIEAFSNVPRHKFVDEALVNIAYQDNALPIGYGQTISKPSTVAYMTYLLEPCKVDEILEIGTGSGFQTAILSRLCKTVYTVERIPQLYERASRILRSMHFGNIRFKIDNGKAGWEENAPFDKILITAGHTEIPEALVSQLKNGGRIVLPLNNQIVIAEKEDDALILKNTSKECKFVDFVV
- the argB gene encoding acetylglutamate kinase, which gives rise to MEKLIEKASVLVESLPYIKKFYGKTIVIKYGGHAMVDEELKSSFAKDIVLLKYIGISPVIVHGGGPQIGEMLKKLNIQSTFVSGMRVTDKETMNIVEMVLAGKVNKDIVNLINKNGGKGIGLSGKDGELIKAKKLVINEENELVKTPEIIDLGHVGEVESVNTKVIDTIKDEFIPIIAPVGIGDDFEPYNINADLVAGAVASALKAEKLILLTDVRGILDKDKHLLSSLDKEKIRIMKKDGTIQGGMIPKVDCALSALENGVNKAHIIDGRIKHSVLLEIFTDTGIGTQITL